The following are from one region of the Harpia harpyja isolate bHarHar1 chromosome 4, bHarHar1 primary haplotype, whole genome shotgun sequence genome:
- the MRPL10 gene encoding LOW QUALITY PROTEIN: 39S ribosomal protein L10, mitochondrial (The sequence of the model RefSeq protein was modified relative to this genomic sequence to represent the inferred CDS: deleted 1 base in 1 codon), whose amino-acid sequence MAALRGGGAPWRRGWLPALQLVRHGSKAVTRHWKAMHFQRQKLMAVTEYLAPQPAIPPRCLAPKKEEVEEDNGYARLLRRQVEEVFRDNRMIAVCQYNSMPDEDMVLMRHYLRKHNIEVKFVLNEIIRPMLSQSKYKNLLPLFVARNILLVSPETKVKEMLRVLKGVPQINLLGACIDNTILSRQGVENFAKLPSLEAAQGQTVGALALLPSQTSSLLQGGSAHLTALLDEHIRRLQAGETGSPDDSAPAQSSGAH is encoded by the exons ATGGCGGCGCTGAGGGGAGGAGGCGCGCCATGGCGGCGGG GCTGGCTGCCCGCCCTGCAGCTCGTCCGCCACGGCTCCAAGGCGGTCACCCGG CACTGGAAGGCCATGCACTTCCAGCGCCAGAAGCTGATGGCCGTGACCGAATACCTGGCTCCGCAACCGGCCATCCCACCGCGCTGCCTGGCCCCCAAGAAAGAGGAGGTCGAGGAG gACAACGGTTACGCCCGGCTGTTACGGCGGCAGGTGGAGGAGGTGTTCCGGGACAATCGGATGATTGCCGTGTGTCAATACAACTCCATGCCTGACGAGGACATGGTGCTGATGAGACACTACCTCCGGAAACACAACATTGAGGTCAAATTCGTCCTGAATGAG ATTATCAGACCCATGCTGTCACAGTCCAAGTACAAGAATCTCCTCCCTCTCTTTGTGGCGCGCAATATCCTGCTGGTGAGCCCGGAAACGAAGGTGAAGGAGATGCTGCGGGTGCTGAAAGGAGTGCCGCAGATCAATCTTCTGG GCGCCTGCATCGACAACACCATCCTGAGCAGGCAGGGAGTGGAGAACTTCGCCAAGCTGCCCTCGCTGGAGGCCGCCCAGGGGCAGACGGTGGGTGCCCTggccctcctgccctcccagacGTCCTCCCTGCTCCAGGGCGGCTCCGCGCACCTCACGGCTCTCCTGGATGAGCACATCCGCCggctgcaggctggggagacGGGAAGCCCGGATGATTCCGCCCCTGCCCAGAGCTCGGGGGCTCACTGA
- the OSBPL7 gene encoding LOW QUALITY PROTEIN: oxysterol-binding protein-related protein 7 (The sequence of the model RefSeq protein was modified relative to this genomic sequence to represent the inferred CDS: inserted 3 bases in 2 codons), with product MGSHEKDSSSPKRALSRSNSTVSSKHSSVQQGSESWEVVEEPRTRGSPGQEPQRHEGYLLKKRKWPLKGWHKRYFVLENGILKYATTRQDVLKGKLHGAIDIRQSVMSVNKKAQRVDLDTEENIYHLKIKSPELFASWVSSLCSHHQGERPEPCPRGGPMGRTPTHTQGQWTRILPSGSAPALSTLASSRDKVNAWLKDSEGLERCSAELSECQAKLQELTGMLQSLEALHRIPSAPLISGSQPSGAAERPKKGRRTTKIWCTQSFAKDDTIGRVGRLHGSVPNLSRYLEPSQSQLPFSLPPEYSQLQRSFWVLAQKVHGSLSSVVAALTAERARLEDMRQALDRQRSTPRPGSAGNAGAALRRFHSLSVSSDTTLDSFASLHPDELDALPAKGREQQLSNRSIVSLADSHTEFFDACEVFLSASSSENEPSDDESCISEATSACEDTAELGGLGRPLTGAEGPGIPVEPSPLELPGPDLRRRSCLPAPXPAPPGDVSLWGLLRSSVGKDLSRVALPVQLNEPLNTLQRLCEELEYSALLDRASRARDPRQRLVYVAAFAVSAYASTYYRAGSKPFNPVLGETYECVRPDRGFRFISEQVCHHPPISACHAESDNFVFWQDMRWKNKFWGKSLEIVPMGTVNVQLPRTGDHFEWNKVTTCIHNVLSGPRWIEHYGEVLIRNTRDASYHCKITFCKARYWGAGANEVQGVVLSRSGTVVERLAGKWHEGLHRGPXXXXPLLLRXDPMPRDHERNYGFTQFALELNELTPELRRVLPSTDTRLRPDQRYLEEGNVPAAETQKRQIEQLQRDRRRVMEENNITHQARFFRRLTDANGKESWVTNNTYWKLRLDPGFAHLDSAVLW from the exons ATGGGCAGCCACGAGAAGGACTCGTCGTCTCCAAAAAGGGCCCTGTCGCGCTCCAACAGCACCGTGTCTTCCAAGCACAGCAGCGTTCAGCAG GGCTCGGAGAGCTGGGAGGTGGTGGAGGAGCCGCGGACGCGGGGCAGCCCAGGCCAGGAGCCGCAGCGGCACGAGGGGTACCTGCTCAAGAAGAGAAAATGGCCCCTAAAGGGCTGGCACAAG AGGTACTTCGTGCTGGAAAATGGCATCCTGAAATATGCCACCACACGCCAGGAC GTCCTCAAGGGCAAACTGCATGGAGCCATCGACATCCGTCAGTCCGTCATGTCTGTCAACAAGAAGGCACAGCGGGTTGACCTAGACACGGAGGAGAACATCTACCACCTCAAG ATCAAGTCCCCAGAGCTCTTCGCCAGCTGGGTGAGCAGCCTTTGCTCCCATCACCAGGGTGAGAGGCCCGAGCCCTGCCCCAGGGGGGGTCCCATGGGGAGGACCCCCACCCACACGCAG ggCCAGTGGACACGGATCCTGCCCTCGGGCAGTGCCCCTGCCCTCTCCACCCTCGCCAGCTCCCGGGACAAGGTGAACGCCTGGCTGAAAGACAGCGAGGGGCTGGAGCGCTGCTCGGCTG AGCTGTCAGAGTGCCAGGCGAAGCTGCAGGAGCTGACTGGCATGCTGCAGAGCCTGGAGGCCCTGCACCGCATCCCCTCGGCCCCTCTCATCTCCGGCAGCCAG CCCTCGGGTGCTGCGGAGAGGCCGAAGAAGGGCAGGAGGACCACCAAGATCTGGTGCACCCAGAGCTTCGCCAAGGATGACACCATCGGCAGG GTGGGCCGCCTGCACGGCTCCGTCCCCAACCTCTCGCGCTACCTGGAGCCGTCCCAGAGCCAGCTGCCCTTCAGCCTCCCCCCCGAGTAcagccagctgcagaggagcTTCTGGGTCCTGGCCCAGAAAG TGCACGGCTCGCTCAGCAGCGTGGTGGCCGCGCTGACGGCCGAGAGGGCCCGTCTGGAGGACATGCGGCAGGCGCTGGACCGGCAACGCTCAACCCCGCGCCCGGGCAGTGCCGGCAACGCCGGG GCTGCCCTGCGCCGCTTCCACTCCCTCTCCGTCTCTTCCGACACCACCCTGGACTCCTTCGCCTCGCTGCACCCTGATGAG CTGGACGCGCTGCCGGCCAAAGGCCGGGAGCAGCAGCTCTCCAACCGCAGCATCGTCTCGCTGGCCGACTCGCACACCGAATTCTTCGACGCCTGCGAGGTCTTCCTCTCCGCCAGCTCCTCTGAGAACGAG CCTTCGGACGACGAGTCGTGCATCAGCGAGGCCACCAGCGCCTGCGAGGACACGGCCGAACTGGGGGGGCTGGGTCGCCCCCTGACAG gagcagagggtcCGGGGATTCCGGTGGAACCGTCACCGCTTGAATTACCGGGCCCGGATCTACGGCGACGTAgctgcctgcccgcccc ccccgcccccccgggagACGTGAGTTTGTGGGGTCTCTTGCGGAGCAGCGTGGGGAAGGATCTGTCCCGCGTGGCGTTGCCCGTACAACTCAACGAACCGCTCAACACGCTCCAGCGGCTCTGCGAGGAGCTGGAGTACAGCGCGCTGCTGGACCGCGCCAGTCGCGCCCGCGACCCCCGCCAGCGCCTG GTTTACGTGGCCGCCTTCGCCGTGTCCGCCTACGCCTCCACCTACTACCGGGCGGGCAGCAAGCCGTTCAACCCGGTGCTGGGCGAGACCTACGAGTGCGTGCGGCCCGACCGTGGCTTCCGTTTCATCAGCGAGCAG GTTTGCCACCACCCCCCCATCTCCGCCTGCCACGCCGAGTCTGACAACTTCGTCTTCTGGCAAG acatgAGGTGGAAGAACAAATTCTGGGGCAAGTCCCTGGAGATCGTCCCCATGGGCACCGTCAACGTCCAGCTGCCCAG GACCGGGGACCACTTTGAGTGGAACAAGGTGACGACGTGCATCCACAACGTCCTCAGCGGCCCCCGCTGGATCGAGCACTACGGGGAGGTGCTGATCCGCAACACCCGTGACGCCTCCTACCACTGCAAGATCACCTTCTGCAAG GCACGGTACTGGGGCGCGGGGGCCAACGAGGTGCAGGGGGTCGTGCTGAGCCGCAGCGGGACGGTGGTGGAGCGCCTGGCCGGCAAGTGGCACGAGGGGCTGCACCGCGGGCCNNNNNNNNNNNNNCCTCTCCTCCTGC AAGACCCCATGCCCCGCGACCACGAGAGAAACTACGGCTTCACCCAGTTTGCCCTGGAGCTGAACGAGCTCACGCCCGAGCTGCGGCGGGTCCTGCCTTCCACCGACACCCGCCTGCGCCCCGACCAGCG GTACCTGGAGGAAGGCAACGTGCCGGCGGCCGAGACGCAGAAGCGCCAGATCGAGCAGCTGCAGCGGGACCGACGCCGCGTCATGGAGGAGAACAACATCACGCACCAGGCTCGCTTCTTCAG GCGCCTGACGGATGCCAACGGCAAGGAGTCGTGGGTCACCAACAACACCTACTGGAAGCTGCGCCTGGATCCCGGCTTCGCCCACCTGGACAGCGCGGTGCTCTGGTAG